One segment of Streptomyces sp. NA02950 DNA contains the following:
- a CDS encoding ATP-dependent DNA ligase, whose amino-acid sequence MDLPVMPPVAPMLAKSAAAIPAGMRYEAKWDGFRAIVFRDGDELEIGSRTGKPLTRYFPELAEALLAQLPPRCVLDGEIVIVRGGRLDFDALLERIHPAASRVRMLAGTTPASFVAFDLLALGDASLMDTPLRERREALTAALHEAVDPVFTAPWTDDQQVARQWFESYEGAGLDGVVAKPFGLGYRPGERVMVKVKHERTADCVVAGLRHHKSGPVVGSLLLGLHDATGRLQHVGVCAAFPMRRRQELMTELEPLRMSTVEGHPWADWAREEAHAQARMPGAPSRWTGVKDLSWVPLRPERVCEVAYDHMQGDRFRHTARFRRWRPDREPDDCTYAQLEEPVSYDLRQVLGSRP is encoded by the coding sequence ATGGACCTTCCGGTAATGCCCCCCGTCGCGCCGATGCTGGCCAAGTCCGCGGCCGCCATCCCGGCCGGGATGCGCTACGAGGCCAAGTGGGACGGCTTCCGGGCCATCGTCTTCCGTGACGGCGACGAGCTGGAGATCGGCAGCCGCACCGGCAAACCGCTCACCCGCTACTTCCCCGAACTGGCCGAGGCCCTGCTCGCCCAGCTGCCGCCACGCTGTGTGCTGGACGGCGAGATCGTCATCGTGCGCGGCGGGCGGCTGGACTTCGACGCCCTGCTGGAGCGCATCCACCCCGCCGCCTCCCGGGTCCGGATGCTGGCCGGAACCACCCCCGCCTCGTTCGTCGCCTTCGACCTCCTCGCCCTCGGTGACGCGTCGCTGATGGACACCCCGCTCCGCGAGCGCCGGGAGGCCCTGACCGCGGCGCTGCACGAGGCCGTCGACCCGGTCTTCACCGCCCCCTGGACCGACGACCAGCAGGTGGCCCGGCAGTGGTTCGAGAGTTACGAGGGGGCGGGGCTGGACGGCGTCGTCGCCAAACCCTTCGGCCTCGGCTACCGGCCGGGCGAACGCGTCATGGTCAAGGTCAAGCACGAGCGCACCGCCGACTGCGTCGTCGCCGGGCTGCGCCACCACAAGTCCGGGCCGGTCGTGGGCTCGCTGCTGCTCGGTCTCCACGACGCCACCGGCCGTCTCCAGCACGTCGGGGTGTGCGCCGCCTTTCCCATGCGCCGCCGCCAGGAGCTGATGACCGAACTGGAGCCGCTGCGCATGTCCACGGTCGAGGGCCACCCGTGGGCGGACTGGGCCCGCGAGGAGGCGCACGCCCAGGCGCGGATGCCGGGCGCGCCCAGCCGCTGGACCGGGGTCAAGGACCTGTCCTGGGTACCGCTGCGCCCGGAGCGGGTCTGCGAGGTGGCGTACGACCATATGCAGGGCGACCGCTTCCGGCACACCGCCCGGTTCCGCCGCTGGCGGCCCGACCGCGAACCGGACGACTGCACCTACGCCCAGCTGGAGGAGCCGGTCTCCTACGATCTGCGGCAGGTGCTGGGCAGCCGCCCGTGA
- the ligD gene encoding non-homologous end-joining DNA ligase, with protein MGETVELTVGERTVRLSNPGKVYFPGRGFTKLDLARYYLAVGDGVLRALRNRPTTLERYPDGVEGESFFQKRAPKNLPDWIPTGRISFPSGRYADEICPTEVAAVVWAANLGCLTFHPWPVRREDTEHPDELRIDLDPQPGTDYRDAVRAADQLREVLDGLGLRGWPKTSGGRGLHVFVPIEPRWTFTQVRRSAIAVARELERRAPERITTAWWKEERGSKIFVDYNQTARDRTIASAYSVRPRPDAPVSAPLRWEEVPDARPQDFDLATMPVRFRELGDVHADMDEHAFRLERALELADRDEREHGLGDLPYPPEHPKMKGEPKRVQPSRAKAEG; from the coding sequence ATGGGAGAGACGGTGGAGCTCACGGTCGGTGAGCGTACGGTGCGGCTGTCCAACCCCGGGAAGGTGTACTTCCCCGGGCGCGGCTTCACCAAGCTGGACCTCGCCCGCTACTACCTGGCGGTGGGCGACGGTGTGCTGCGGGCGCTGCGGAACCGGCCGACGACGCTGGAGCGCTACCCGGACGGCGTAGAGGGGGAGTCGTTCTTCCAGAAGCGGGCGCCGAAGAACCTGCCCGACTGGATCCCCACCGGCCGGATCTCCTTCCCCAGCGGGCGGTACGCGGACGAGATCTGCCCGACCGAGGTGGCGGCGGTGGTGTGGGCGGCCAACCTGGGCTGTCTGACGTTCCACCCGTGGCCGGTGCGGCGCGAGGACACCGAGCACCCCGACGAGCTGCGGATCGACCTCGATCCGCAGCCGGGCACCGACTACCGGGACGCGGTGCGCGCGGCGGACCAGCTGCGCGAGGTGCTGGACGGGCTGGGGCTGCGCGGCTGGCCCAAGACCTCGGGCGGGCGGGGGCTGCATGTGTTCGTTCCCATCGAGCCGCGGTGGACCTTCACCCAGGTGCGGCGGTCCGCTATCGCCGTCGCGCGGGAGCTGGAGCGGCGGGCGCCGGAGCGGATCACCACCGCGTGGTGGAAGGAGGAGCGCGGGAGCAAGATCTTCGTGGACTACAACCAGACCGCCCGGGACCGCACCATCGCCAGCGCCTATTCCGTCCGCCCCCGGCCGGACGCCCCGGTCTCCGCGCCGCTGCGCTGGGAGGAGGTGCCCGACGCCCGGCCGCAGGACTTCGATCTGGCGACCATGCCGGTGCGCTTCCGGGAACTGGGCGATGTGCACGCCGACATGGACGAGCACGCCTTCCGGCTGGAGAGGGCGCTGGAGCTGGCCGACCGGGACGAGCGGGAGCACGGTCTGGGCGATCTGCCCTACCCGCCGGAGCACCCCAAGATGAAGGGCGAGCCGAAGCGGGTGCAGCCGAGCCGGGCGAAGGCCGAGGGCTGA
- a CDS encoding GlxA family transcriptional regulator, with translation MPGVPYVAHTGRHRVAVLVRHGLLPFELGMVHRLFGRAVSAAGEPLYEVVTCALVPGEVRTDSDVSMNVRHGPETLAEADTVIVPAANEMDPPQTEGRLGATLGDAFARVRPGTRIASICTGAFVLAAAGLLDGRRATTHWQAADRFRELFPAVELDPDVLYADEGSVLTSAGDASGIDLILHMIRCDHGSAVAGEVARGAVVAPHRDGGQAQFIRRPVPERRGSSTGAARAWALTRLDRPVSLRELAERESMSVRTFSRRFREEVGMTPVQWLTHARVERARQLLEETDLPVDRIAADAGFGTAASLRRHLHTALGVSPSAYRSTFRGTPAP, from the coding sequence ATGCCTGGCGTTCCGTATGTCGCGCACACCGGCCGCCACCGGGTCGCGGTGCTGGTCCGGCACGGCCTGCTGCCGTTCGAGCTGGGCATGGTGCACCGGCTGTTCGGGCGAGCCGTGTCGGCCGCGGGCGAGCCGCTGTACGAGGTGGTGACCTGCGCCCTGGTCCCCGGTGAGGTCCGTACCGACTCCGATGTCAGCATGAACGTCCGCCACGGGCCCGAGACGCTGGCCGAGGCCGACACCGTGATCGTCCCGGCCGCCAACGAGATGGACCCACCGCAGACCGAGGGCCGTCTCGGCGCCACGCTCGGCGATGCCTTCGCGAGGGTCCGCCCCGGCACCCGGATCGCCTCGATCTGCACCGGTGCCTTCGTCCTGGCGGCCGCCGGGCTGCTCGACGGCCGCCGGGCGACCACCCACTGGCAGGCGGCCGACCGCTTCCGGGAGCTGTTCCCCGCCGTCGAGCTGGACCCGGACGTGCTCTACGCCGACGAGGGGTCCGTGCTCACCTCGGCCGGGGACGCCTCCGGTATCGATCTGATCCTCCATATGATCCGGTGCGACCACGGATCGGCGGTGGCCGGCGAGGTCGCCCGCGGCGCGGTGGTGGCCCCGCACCGGGACGGCGGCCAGGCCCAGTTCATCCGGCGGCCGGTCCCCGAGCGGCGCGGCTCGTCCACCGGCGCGGCCCGCGCCTGGGCGCTGACCCGGCTGGACCGGCCGGTGAGCCTGCGGGAGCTGGCCGAACGGGAGTCGATGAGCGTACGGACCTTCTCCCGGCGGTTCCGGGAGGAGGTCGGGATGACCCCGGTGCAGTGGCTGACGCACGCCCGGGTGGAGCGCGCCCGGCAGCTGCTGGAGGAGACCGATCTGCCGGTGGACCGGATCGCGGCGGACGCGGGGTTCGGCACGGCCGCGTCGCTGCGCCGGCACCTGCACACCGCGCTCGGGGTCTCCCCCAGCGCCTACCGGTCCACCTTCCGCGGCACCCCGGCGCCGTGA
- a CDS encoding SpoIIE family protein phosphatase → MTRHDRLDQGGEAGMSGLTAAPGGVLDLLRVAAVVLDGDGRIVLWSPEAEQLFGYRAADALGCRADRLLVHPEDRRSAVELFARVRAGDTWAGVFPVRHQDGRTLQVEFRTMGLRDVHGDAYALGLAADEGTVRRLETDLAVSGFLIKQSPVGLAVFDTELRWVRANPSLQQMNGLTEHEVRGRRIAEVLPGLDVAAMETAMRHVLESGEALLDQQSVGRTPADPDHDHAWSDSYYRLEDPSGRILGVAVSVIDVSKRHRAASEIAEARERLAVIADAGVRIGTTLDLRQTAQELADVTVPRLADLAAVDVLDAVVHREAMARVRTDGSARFRALAVAAGYPTEAVHAADPVGEIARYDPTRLITKCVRDAQPIFVPNVTEQDVRRIARDEAAAAVLHKEGVHSYLAAPLIARGSVLGTLSLHRTVNPRPFDEQDLTLACELAIRAALCIDNARLYGRERDAALTLQRSLLSQQPRDLDGLEIASRYLPAVSAAGGDWFDVLPLQDGRVGLVVGDVMGKGIHAAAIMGQLRTATRAFSQLDLDPVDLLRHLDEITLSLGESIATCLYAVCDPRTGRCELSTAGHLPPVLVHPGGDAELIEIPTGAPLGVGGVPFAAVDCELAEGALLALFTDGLVEKRHQSLDVGLHTLVQLLRRHHGSLERICDQVLAALHGAPDDDVALLLARLRAPSGPDGDGGHGAGVPRKVDR, encoded by the coding sequence ATGACGAGGCATGACCGTCTTGACCAGGGCGGCGAGGCGGGCATGAGCGGCCTGACCGCCGCCCCGGGAGGCGTACTCGACCTGTTGCGGGTCGCCGCCGTGGTGCTGGACGGCGACGGCCGCATCGTGCTGTGGAGCCCCGAGGCGGAACAGCTGTTCGGTTACCGTGCCGCCGATGCGCTGGGCTGCCGTGCGGACCGGCTGCTGGTCCACCCCGAGGACCGCCGGTCGGCCGTGGAGCTCTTCGCACGGGTGCGGGCGGGCGACACCTGGGCGGGCGTCTTCCCGGTGCGCCACCAGGACGGTCGTACCCTTCAGGTCGAATTCCGCACCATGGGCCTGCGCGATGTGCACGGCGACGCCTACGCCCTGGGGCTCGCCGCCGACGAGGGGACCGTCCGGCGGCTGGAGACCGACCTGGCCGTCTCCGGCTTCCTCATCAAACAGTCGCCCGTGGGACTGGCGGTCTTCGACACCGAGCTGCGCTGGGTACGCGCCAATCCGTCCCTCCAGCAGATGAACGGGCTGACCGAGCACGAGGTGCGCGGCCGCCGGATCGCCGAGGTGCTGCCGGGGCTGGACGTCGCGGCCATGGAGACCGCCATGCGGCACGTCCTGGAATCCGGCGAGGCGCTGCTGGACCAGCAGAGCGTCGGCCGCACCCCCGCCGACCCCGACCACGACCACGCCTGGTCGGACTCCTACTACCGGCTGGAGGACCCCAGCGGGCGCATCCTCGGCGTCGCCGTCTCGGTCATCGACGTCTCCAAGCGCCACCGGGCGGCCAGCGAGATCGCCGAGGCGCGGGAGCGGCTGGCCGTCATCGCCGATGCCGGGGTCCGTATCGGCACCACCCTGGACCTGCGGCAGACCGCCCAGGAACTGGCCGATGTGACCGTGCCCCGGCTCGCCGACCTCGCGGCGGTCGATGTGCTCGACGCCGTGGTGCACCGCGAGGCCATGGCCCGGGTGCGCACCGACGGCTCGGCCCGCTTCCGGGCGCTGGCCGTGGCCGCGGGCTATCCCACCGAGGCGGTGCACGCGGCCGACCCGGTCGGCGAGATCGCCCGCTACGACCCCACCCGCCTGATCACCAAATGTGTGCGCGACGCCCAGCCGATCTTCGTGCCGAACGTCACCGAGCAGGACGTCCGCCGGATCGCACGTGACGAGGCCGCCGCCGCGGTCCTCCACAAGGAGGGCGTCCACTCCTATCTCGCGGCCCCGCTGATCGCCCGCGGCAGTGTGCTGGGCACCCTCAGCCTGCACCGCACGGTCAACCCCCGGCCGTTCGACGAACAGGACCTCACCCTCGCCTGCGAACTGGCCATCCGCGCCGCGCTGTGCATCGACAACGCCCGGCTCTACGGGCGGGAACGCGACGCGGCGCTCACCCTCCAGCGCAGTCTGCTGTCCCAGCAGCCCCGGGACCTGGACGGACTGGAGATCGCCTCCCGCTATCTGCCGGCGGTCAGCGCCGCGGGCGGCGACTGGTTCGACGTACTGCCGCTCCAGGACGGCCGCGTCGGCCTGGTGGTCGGGGACGTCATGGGCAAGGGCATCCACGCCGCGGCCATCATGGGCCAACTGCGCACCGCCACCCGGGCCTTCTCCCAGCTCGACCTGGACCCGGTGGACCTGCTGCGGCACCTCGACGAGATCACCCTCAGCCTCGGCGAATCCATCGCCACCTGCCTCTACGCGGTCTGCGACCCGCGCACCGGCCGGTGCGAGCTGTCCACCGCCGGCCATCTGCCCCCGGTCCTGGTGCACCCCGGCGGTGATGCCGAGCTGATCGAGATCCCCACCGGCGCACCGCTGGGCGTGGGCGGCGTCCCCTTCGCCGCGGTCGACTGCGAACTGGCCGAGGGCGCGCTGCTGGCCCTGTTCACCGACGGCCTGGTGGAAAAGCGCCATCAGTCGCTGGACGTCGGACTGCACACCCTGGTCCAGCTGCTGCGCCGGCACCACGGTTCCCTGGAGCGGATCTGCGACCAGGTGCTGGCCGCGCTGCACGGCGCGCCGGACGACGATGTGGCGCTGCTGCTGGCCCGGCTGCGCGCGCCGTCGGGGCCCGACGGCGACGGCGGTCACGGCGCCGGGGTGCCGCGGAAGGTGGACCGGTAG
- a CDS encoding caspase family protein → MATGISVHIGLNQVDPAAYDGWSGELNACEQDATDMAGLADNAGFDVTDPLMSPAATAEAVISALEAAAGRLVRGDILFLTYSGHGGQVPDLNHDETGDRLDETWVLYDRQLVDDELFDLFGKFAKGVRIWMLSDSCHSGTVARELPEILSARELDRRFNTGDPDEIGRKIRAMPQTVQSTVYRRDREIYDRIQKARTAKDLARIEASVLQISGCQDNQTSADGIVNGLFTGTLLEVWRGGAFAGSYRALHREIVKRMPPDQSPNLFLAGASNPPFARQRPFTI, encoded by the coding sequence ATGGCAACCGGCATCTCCGTCCACATCGGACTCAACCAGGTCGACCCCGCGGCCTACGACGGCTGGAGCGGTGAGCTGAACGCCTGCGAGCAGGACGCCACGGACATGGCCGGGCTCGCCGACAACGCGGGGTTCGACGTCACCGATCCGCTGATGAGCCCCGCCGCCACCGCCGAGGCGGTCATCTCCGCGCTGGAGGCCGCGGCCGGGCGGCTGGTGCGCGGCGACATCCTCTTCCTGACCTACTCGGGCCACGGCGGCCAGGTGCCCGACCTCAACCACGACGAGACCGGCGACCGGCTGGACGAGACCTGGGTGCTGTACGACCGGCAGCTGGTCGACGACGAACTCTTCGATCTGTTCGGCAAGTTCGCCAAGGGGGTGCGGATCTGGATGCTCTCCGACAGCTGCCACAGCGGCACCGTGGCCCGCGAACTGCCGGAGATCCTCAGCGCCCGCGAACTGGACCGCCGGTTCAACACCGGCGACCCCGACGAGATCGGCCGGAAGATCAGGGCCATGCCCCAGACGGTGCAGTCCACGGTCTACCGGCGCGACCGCGAGATCTACGACCGCATCCAGAAGGCCCGCACCGCCAAGGACCTCGCCAGGATCGAGGCCAGCGTGCTCCAGATCTCCGGCTGCCAGGACAACCAGACCTCCGCCGACGGCATCGTCAACGGCCTGTTCACCGGTACCCTGCTGGAGGTCTGGCGCGGCGGCGCCTTCGCGGGCAGCTACCGGGCGCTGCACCGGGAGATCGTCAAGCGGATGCCCCCGGACCAGAGCCCCAACCTGTTCCTGGCCGGAGCGTCGAACCCGCCCTTCGCCCGACAGCGCCCCTTCACCATCTGA
- a CDS encoding amidohydrolase family protein → MPPPVDTEEDPRFALRGRIVTMDPHGTVLDDGVLYIGRGLIDAVLPAGAPRPPGHEDTPVVRTGGTVYPGLIELHNHLPYDVLPLWRIPERYGNRSDWGGRVNPAYRTLVTGPMTVLGEDPGLMPAVVRYVEAKALVNGTTTSQGIALFSNTGSRRMYRGIVRNVEATDDPALPEAASRIADVEAVDAHRFLTRLQQPHRLLLHLAEGTDEEARRHFQDLEFETGRWAITDNLVGIHCTALSPEDFTVLAGHGGSMVWSPLSNLLLYGRTADIAAARRTGMLIGLGSDWSVSGSKGLLGELKAARLASAAADGVLSDRDLVAMATRDAAAILRWERTLGSLRPGMRVDLIAVAGADGNPYTALIDARDRDITLVVIDGTPRYGTTALMRKLTPDPAELEPLIDGAPAGRSVRLRQTAADPVVGGLTLTEAAERLSHALADLPGHAERAARRAPPRAEEGPRWRLALDEIEPNGTELRPRLAPRGAARRARPGPGGPEIAPLDVDPAALTALALDGLTAGADPGFLASLAAEPNLPPDYAAELSDLLT, encoded by the coding sequence ATGCCACCTCCGGTGGACACCGAGGAGGACCCGCGGTTCGCGCTGCGGGGCCGGATCGTCACCATGGACCCGCATGGCACCGTGCTGGACGACGGTGTGCTCTACATCGGCCGGGGCCTCATCGACGCGGTGCTGCCCGCGGGCGCGCCCAGGCCGCCGGGCCATGAGGACACCCCGGTCGTCCGCACCGGCGGCACCGTCTACCCCGGTCTGATCGAACTGCACAACCACCTGCCCTACGACGTGCTCCCGCTGTGGCGGATCCCCGAGCGCTACGGCAACCGCTCCGACTGGGGCGGCCGGGTCAATCCGGCCTACCGCACCCTGGTCACCGGGCCGATGACGGTGCTCGGCGAGGACCCCGGACTGATGCCCGCCGTGGTGCGCTACGTGGAGGCCAAGGCCCTGGTCAACGGCACCACCACCAGCCAGGGCATCGCGCTGTTCAGCAACACCGGCTCCCGCCGGATGTACCGCGGCATCGTCCGCAACGTCGAGGCCACCGACGACCCCGCACTGCCCGAGGCCGCCTCCCGGATCGCCGATGTCGAGGCGGTGGACGCCCACCGGTTCCTCACCCGGCTCCAGCAGCCCCACCGGCTGCTGCTGCACCTGGCCGAAGGCACCGACGAGGAGGCGCGCCGCCACTTCCAGGACCTGGAGTTCGAGACCGGCCGGTGGGCGATCACCGACAACCTCGTCGGCATCCACTGCACCGCGCTCAGCCCCGAGGACTTCACCGTGCTGGCCGGGCACGGCGGCTCCATGGTGTGGTCCCCGCTGTCGAATCTGCTGCTGTACGGCCGCACCGCGGACATCGCCGCCGCCCGCCGCACCGGCATGCTCATCGGGCTCGGCTCGGACTGGTCGGTCTCCGGCAGCAAGGGGCTGCTGGGCGAGCTCAAGGCGGCCCGGCTGGCCTCCGCCGCCGCGGACGGGGTGCTCAGCGACCGTGACCTGGTCGCCATGGCCACCCGGGACGCGGCCGCCATCCTGCGCTGGGAGCGCACCCTGGGCTCGCTGCGACCCGGGATGCGCGTTGATCTGATCGCCGTCGCCGGAGCCGACGGCAATCCGTACACCGCCCTGATCGACGCCCGCGACCGGGACATCACCCTCGTCGTCATCGACGGCACACCCCGCTACGGCACCACCGCCCTGATGCGGAAGCTCACCCCCGACCCGGCCGAACTGGAGCCGCTCATCGACGGGGCGCCCGCCGGCCGCAGCGTCCGGCTCCGCCAGACCGCCGCCGATCCGGTGGTCGGCGGTCTGACCCTCACCGAGGCCGCCGAACGGCTCAGCCACGCCCTCGCCGATCTGCCCGGCCATGCCGAACGGGCCGCGCGGCGGGCCCCGCCCCGGGCGGAGGAGGGCCCGCGGTGGCGGCTGGCCCTGGACGAGATCGAGCCCAACGGCACCGAGCTGCGCCCCCGGCTGGCGCCGCGCGGAGCGGCCCGGCGGGCCCGGCCGGGCCCCGGCGGCCCCGAGATCGCTCCGCTCGACGTTGACCCGGCGGCGCTGACCGCCCTGGCTCTGGACGGCCTGACGGCCGGGGCCGACCCCGGATTCCTGGCCAGCCTGGCCGCCGAACCCAATCTGCCCCCGGACTACGCCGCCGAACTGTCCGACCTGCTGACCTGA
- a CDS encoding uracil-DNA glycosylase family protein encodes MHDFDPGYAHEPYATLVRSHPGPEVYPPADFRVEWGPVFHRGRLDGSARILVIGQDPAAHEAVTRRILVGAAGRRVQGFLVKLGIDTGYVMVNTFLYSVYGQSGGTAHAHDPAIADYRHAWLDALMEHNPVEAVIAFGGLADTAFRTWQATPTGRRYRGAYQHMLHPTYPESASSSGSTPLATAMAKLLADWNTALEALHGAIVRPDHARPLAPYGSTGFTPADLAAIPEADLPAGLPAWMRSAEPWARREGVTAGEKRATIVVEVPESLRPF; translated from the coding sequence GTGCACGACTTCGATCCCGGGTACGCCCATGAGCCCTACGCCACCCTGGTCCGCTCCCATCCCGGCCCCGAGGTGTATCCACCGGCGGACTTCCGCGTCGAGTGGGGACCGGTCTTCCACCGGGGACGGCTCGACGGAAGCGCCAGGATCCTGGTCATCGGACAGGATCCGGCCGCGCACGAAGCGGTCACCCGCCGGATCCTGGTGGGCGCGGCGGGCCGCCGCGTCCAGGGATTCCTGGTCAAACTGGGCATCGACACCGGCTATGTCATGGTCAACACGTTTCTCTACAGCGTGTACGGGCAGAGCGGCGGCACCGCCCACGCCCATGACCCGGCCATCGCCGACTACCGCCACGCCTGGCTGGACGCCCTGATGGAGCACAACCCGGTGGAGGCGGTCATCGCCTTCGGCGGACTGGCCGACACCGCGTTCCGCACCTGGCAGGCGACCCCGACCGGACGCCGCTACCGGGGCGCCTACCAGCACATGCTGCACCCCACCTACCCCGAGAGCGCGTCCTCCTCCGGTAGCACCCCGCTGGCCACGGCGATGGCGAAGCTGCTGGCCGACTGGAACACCGCTCTGGAGGCCCTGCACGGCGCGATCGTCCGCCCCGACCACGCACGGCCCCTGGCCCCGTACGGCAGCACCGGCTTCACCCCGGCCGATCTCGCGGCCATCCCCGAGGCGGATCTGCCCGCGGGGCTGCCCGCGTGGATGCGCTCCGCCGAGCCCTGGGCCAGACGGGAAGGCGTCACAGCCGGGGAGAAGCGGGCCACGATCGTGGTGGAGGTCCCGGAGAGCCTGCGCCCGTTCTGA